The genomic interval TCGGGTACAGGTATTTTTACAGATGCTGCAATCTGTGCAGAAAAAAAGCCAGAAACCCCAACTGTTGATCAAACGTGGGAAGGACAATTAGGTGGTATAATAGAAGTTTCAACTGTGAGAGTAGCACAAAATCTTACTCATACTATAGTGCTTAAAAATGTAGTTTTGAAAAAAGGAAAAACCTCTTTTAAACTTGGAAACAGTTTCGTTCTTGGAACAATTACTAAAAATGTACCTGAATAAAACGAACTGATTTCTAAAAGAAATTCAAATAAAATATTCTTACAAAAAACGTCTGTTTTCTGAAGCTGATTTTAAGATAAATCAGATCGAAAAACAGACGTTTTTTTATGCCCTAAAAAGAGCCTTTTAAAGCACTCTAAATCTATTTTATTTATTGTTTTGTTTAAAATAAACTTCTGTTGCGCCTAGTCCATATTTTTGATAATTGGCATCTTGAAAATCAATTCCGTCATAACGCCCTAATAAAAAATCTAGTTCGGCTTTTAAAATTCCTTCGCCAACGCCATGAATAAAAACGATTTTCGGAATGCGATTTCTGATAGCAAATTCGATATGTCTTTTTGCAGTTTCGGTCTGCAAAATCAAAATATCATAATTCGACATTCCGCGTTTATTTGGAACTAATTTTTCTATGTGAAGATCAAATTCTGGAACTCCAAAATCACGTTTATCTTTCTTTTCTTTAACAAAACTTCTCGGTTTTGGCTCTGTTTTTTCTTTTGAAACTTCATCTAAATTAATTCTTTTAATAGAATTCATTAAATTACTGGAATCTTGTATTTTAAGTAATTCATTGACAAAAAATGTCATCATAAATCCATCCGTAGTTTCTATTAAAACTTCATTGTTTTTGACAGAAACTACTGTTCCGTTTATAGCTTCGTCGAGTACCGAAACCTTATCTCCTTTTACCAACATCCTACTCTTCTTTATCGTTATTTTTACTTGGCGTTTTTGCGCTCAGCTGCATCATTCCAAACATGAAAACTACAATTGCAACAATCATGATATAGATATTTTTTTCTTCTGAAACTTGCTCGTACAACGCAACCGAAATCGCAAGAATCATTATTATAATTTTAAAAGCTTTCATTCATTCAAAGTTTAAGATTCCAAAAGTATAAAACTTTCAAATAGCACTTCCATTCTACTCCAGTCGTTTGTCACATTTTTTTAGTAAAATTGCAAAAAGAATTACAATGAATTTAGAGCGATATATGATTCCTTGCCTCTTCAAATCGATCTTCGGTTTTGACTGTTTAGGCTGTGGTTTTCAGCGTTCTTTATTCTTACTTTTTCAAGGCGAATTTTTAGCAGCTTTTAAAATGTATCCAGCGATATTTTCCTGCCTTTTGCTCTTCGGTATTATAGCGCTTCATTTTTTAGATAAATCTAAAAACTATAAAAAACTAATTTGGAGAATGTCATTTTTAAACCTCTTTTTTATGCTTGGAGGTTATTACTTAAAACACTTTTATTTTTAGATTTTAGATTTTAGATTTTAGATTTTAGATTTTAGATTTTAGATTTTAGATTTTAGATTTTAGATTTTAGATTTTAGATTTTAGATTTTAGATTTTAGATTTTAGATTTTAGATT from Flavobacterium sp. YJ01 carries:
- a CDS encoding Smr/MutS family protein codes for the protein MLVKGDKVSVLDEAINGTVVSVKNNEVLIETTDGFMMTFFVNELLKIQDSSNLMNSIKRINLDEVSKEKTEPKPRSFVKEKKDKRDFGVPEFDLHIEKLVPNKRGMSNYDILILQTETAKRHIEFAIRNRIPKIVFIHGVGEGILKAELDFLLGRYDGIDFQDANYQKYGLGATEVYFKQNNK
- a CDS encoding DUF2752 domain-containing protein; translated protein: MIPCLFKSIFGFDCLGCGFQRSLFLLFQGEFLAAFKMYPAIFSCLLLFGIIALHFLDKSKNYKKLIWRMSFLNLFFMLGGYYLKHFYF